Part of the Thermomicrobiales bacterium genome, GGTCAGCAGGAATGGTTTCAGGTGCGGCAGATCGGCGACGGCATCACCGTCATTGCCGAGCCATTACACGCCGAAGGGGTCAAGTCGTATCTGGTTGAGGGCGAGCGCGACGTTGCGGTGATCGACACCGGCCTCGGTGTCGCCGACTTCGCGGCGCTGGTCAGGCAGCTCTCCGACCGCGATCCGCTGGTCATCCAGACCCACGGCCACTGGGACCACATCGGCCACACCTGGGCGTTCGAGCGCCGCCTGATCCACCCGCTGGAGGTCTACACGCTCCAGCGCGGGTTCCCGAACGCGATGTACCGCCCGCTCTTCGCACCGCAGCGACTGCGGGGGGCGTCGCTCCCGTCAGGGTTCGATCCGGAGACCGCCGCGATCCCGGCCTGTGAGCCGACCGGCACGCTCGATCAGGGCGATGTCGTCGACCTCGGCGGACGAACGCTGGAGGTGCTCCACACGCCCGGACATTCGCCCGGTGGCATCAGCTTCCTGGATCGGCAAACAGGCACGCTCTTCGCCGGTGATGCGATCAACTACGGCGGCTGCTGGCTGTTCCTGCCGCGCAGCGATGCCGCCGCGTTCCGCACCACCATCAAGATGCTGGCCGAGATGTCCGACCAGTTCCAGGCGATTTACCCCGCCCACGAA contains:
- a CDS encoding MBL fold metallo-hydrolase; protein product: MRQIGDGITVIAEPLHAEGVKSYLVEGERDVAVIDTGLGVADFAALVRQLSDRDPLVIQTHGHWDHIGHTWAFERRLIHPLEVYTLQRGFPNAMYRPLFAPQRLRGASLPSGFDPETAAIPACEPTGTLDQGDVVDLGGRTLEVLHTPGHSPGGISFLDRQTGTLFAGDAINYGGCWLFLPRSDAAAFRTTIKMLAEMSDQFQAIYPAHEHAPIPPSDLQFAHEAFEEVWAGREPDSRLRWDIGFPEKVPVDVHKMGEFNFLLREGAYGKAAQKA